The nucleotide window GGTCCTCCTCCCCCAGCTCCCGCTGGAGTACCTCCGGCAGGCTCATACTACTCCGTGGACAGCCGCAGGGTATAAACCCCCCGACCGACGGAGCCGCCTGGTCGGCTCACGACCCGTCGGCGACCCCATCTGCGGCCGCCAGCGCGTCTGCCAGCCGGGAGTCGTCCGGGACGGCCCGACGGAACGCCGTCGACGCCAGTCCCGCACCGTCGTTGACCGAGAGGAATCGGACCCCGCCGGCCGGCGCCTCCGACAGCCCGACCAGGAACGCCACCTTCCGCGCCGCGTCGACCGCCTCCACCCGTGTCTCCGGTTCGACGGCTTCGTACAGCGTCGCGTGCTCGGCGACGTGCTCGACGCACGCGACCGTCGGCGCGAACAGTAACAGGAGCCGTACACCCGGCTCCGTCCGGCCGAGTCGCCGCCGGACGCCTCGGTCGCTCCCGGGGTAGAAGTACTGTTCCGCCCGTCTGAACTGCCGCAACACCTCGTTCGCGCCGGTCGCCCGCCGCACCGCCGCGTCCGCCTTCAGCTCGATCAGGTGGTCGACGCGCGGACTGTCCCGCACCCGAACGTACACGTCCAACTGCCCTCGATTGCCGTAGTGGTCGTACGGCTCCTCCAACGCCACCGTGACGGCGTCGTGGCTCGCACGGAAGTGGGTGACGACCGGGGCGGCGAGTTCGTCCTCGCGCATCGAGTCGGGCGAGGGGGGCGCGAGAGAAGAGCCTACCGAGACGACTACTCTCTGTGGAGTTCGACGACCGCGTCGTCCACGTCCGTGTCGACGACCGTTCCGAGTGTCTCGCGCCCGTCGACTTCGATCAGGAGCCTGTCTCCCTCCGTGATTCCGTCTCTCTGCCCCTCCGAGACGACGGCGGTGTAACTGTTGATCCGTCGCGTGGATGTCGCAGGTCGGGGTGTGTGGCTCACGCCCGACGTCGTGCCCGGCGAAAGTTACAATTCCTGTCTTCGTCGACGAGACGGGGACTGCGGCCGTGGCTACCCCGACGGCGTCGCCTCGACGTGTTCCGTCGCCGACAGCAACGCCTCGACGGCGTCGTCCTGCGGCAACAGCTTCGGGTACGCGCCGACGGCGACGACGAAGTCCGCACCCGCCCGCACCGGCTCCGTGACGTGGAGGACGATCTCCAGGTCCACTCCTTCGACGAGCGTGGCGTCAGTCTCGAACAGGCCGACGGTCGTCTCCGTGCCGAGGAACTGCGTCGTCGTCTCGCCGGTCTCCGTCGGCGACTCCAACGACTCCACCCGCGAGAGCGCGCGGTCGGCGATCTCGGCGGCGGTCGCGTCGCCGACGGGGTTGAACGTCTGGCCCAGCACCGCCACCGCAGGCGTCGTGAAGGCGGTGTACAGCGCCGCTCGGTAACGCCCGAGCCCGGGCACCTCCAGCGCGCGGTCGTACTCCGCGAGCGTGTTGACTGCCTCGACGGTCCGACTCTGCCCCGCCGCCGAGAACTCCCGTTCCGTGGTGACCGTCTCCACGCGGTACTCCTCGAACCCGGTCTCCGACAACGCCGCCTCCGGAACCGTCGTGGCGCCGGCGGTGAACCGTGCCTGTTCGGAGCCGGTCAGCACCCCCAGACACCCACTCGTCGCCGCCAGCGCGGCGGTCCCCAGCCCGCCGGCGGCCGCGAGCAGTCGCCGTCGCTCGGTCGAGACGGCTCCGTCCGTTCGCTCGTCAGAGGCGGCTCCGTCCGTCCGGTCGTCAGAGACGGCTCCGTCCGTCCGGTCGTTCGTCCCTCCCAGGTCGGAGTCGTTGTCCTCGGCCATCAGTGTCCTCACACCCCAAGCGCGTATCAGCCTTCTGTCCGGCTGGGGTCGGGCGGCGTTGTGGGGCGGCGACGCGCCGCGTGTCGCCGCGTCAGGCGTCGGCCCACCGCACGTCGTCGTACGTCCGCTCGAACTCGGCGTCGAACTGTTCTTCGAACTTCCGGCGGAGCGACTCCTTCTCGGCCCGACCGATGCCGGCGAGGTCGTCCGCCTTGCCGACGGCCGCCGGCGGCCCCTCGCGGTCGGCTACCTCCGCCAACAACTGTCGAGTGATCCGGTCGCGGGTCGTCTCGTCCCGAGTGACGGCGTACGGCGCCTCGATCTTGAACAGGACGTCCGTCCGCGGATCGTACAGCAGTTGGAACGTCACCTCGTACAGCTCGGGGTCGAGTTCGCGTTCGACGCCAAGCGCGTCGCCGCCGGCCGACATCGGCTCGTCCGGGCCGCCGGTCGACCGGAACCAGTTGGTGAGGGTGAGGTGGTCGGTGAGCCGACGGCCGTCCTCGCGGCGCTCCAACAACCGGCCGAACAGGGCGGTGTCGTCCGGCCACGGCGTCTCCACGCCCGCCCGCGACAGTGTCCG belongs to Halobaculum sp. MBLA0143 and includes:
- a CDS encoding DUF6517 family protein; the protein is MAEDNDSDLGGTNDRTDGAVSDDRTDGAASDERTDGAVSTERRRLLAAAGGLGTAALAATSGCLGVLTGSEQARFTAGATTVPEAALSETGFEEYRVETVTTEREFSAAGQSRTVEAVNTLAEYDRALEVPGLGRYRAALYTAFTTPAVAVLGQTFNPVGDATAAEIADRALSRVESLESPTETGETTTQFLGTETTVGLFETDATLVEGVDLEIVLHVTEPVRAGADFVVAVGAYPKLLPQDDAVEALLSATEHVEATPSG